In the genome of Rhodocyclaceae bacterium, the window TGGCCGATCCGGCCGCCGTTGCGACGGGCAACGACGACACTGCGCTGCGCATCGAGCGCTGCGAAGGCTGGCTCGCCAGCCACCCGAATGATGCGATGCTGCTGCTCAGCCTCGGGCGCCTGTGCATCCGCGCCGGCCTGCTGGCCAGGGCGCAGGGCCACCTCGAGGCCAGCCTGTCGATCGAACCGACCTACTCCGCGCACCTGGCGCTGGCTGGCCTGCATCAGGCGCTCAACCATCAGGAGGCTGCAGCCAGCCACCGTGAACAGGCGCTGTCGCTCGCGTTGCGCGCGCTCGATGCCGTGACCGGCGGGCGCCGCCGCGCATCCCTCTGACCGCCGCGATGTGCGTCCCGACCGTGCAGGCACCCGCGCAGTGAAGCGGCGGCAGCGAGTGCCGGAGCCGTTGCCCCCCGCGCTGGCGATGGAGGCTGAGCTGGTCGTGCTGCTCACCGAGGCCGAAGCGGCGCTGGCGGAACTCTCGCTGGTGGGCGATCGCGCACCGGACACGCGCCTGCTGGTGCCCGCCTGCCTTGCGATCGAGGCCATGTATTCCTGCCGGCTGGCCGGCATCGATGCGCGGCTGTCGGACCTGTACCTCGCGCAGATCGGGGGCGTCGACGAACGCAGTCCGCGCGCCGCGCAGGCGGTGGCACTCTGGCGCTCGGCCTCGGTGCTGCGGCGTGGACGCGTCCGGTTGCGCGATGCGGCGTTCGACCTCGCGCTGGTCGAGGAAACCCGCCAGTGGCTCGAATCCGGTCATGACGGCAGCGACGACGCGCGGCTCGCGCCGGGCGCCCTGCCGGTGCCGGAACCCCTGCCGGCGCCAATGCGTATCGCACTCGAGGCCTGGGAGCACTTTGCCGCCGACGAACGGATCTGGATGCCGCCACTGGTGCGCTCGGCGCTGCTGCATGCGCAGTTCGAAGCGCTGCGTCCGTTCGAGGCGCAGCACGGACCGCTGTCACGGGCGCTGGTGCCGTTGTACCTCGTGTCGCGCCGGCAGTTGGCCACCCCGCTCTGGTTTCTGTCCGCCTACTGGTATGCGCATCGGGTGCGCTACCGCGCGCGGCTGCGTACCGCGCTGGACAAAGGTGTCTGGGAGCCGTGGCTGGAGTTCTTCCTGCTCGGCGTGCGTGCCGCCGCGCGCAGTGCGCTGATCCATGTGGGCGACCTGCTGCGCCTGCGCGAGTCGCTGCACCGGGAAGCGCGCGATATCGCCAACGCACCCGCGCTGATCGACAGCCTGATGGTGAACCCGTACACGACGCTGCCGCGCGCGAGCGTCGCGATCGGTCGTGCCCAGTCGACCGCGAGCGTGCTGCTGCAGGCGCTGGTACGCAAGGGCTGGTTGCGCGAAGTCACCGGCCGCGCACGTGGCCGCATCTACCTGATGCCGCGCATCCTGACCGCGATCGAGCGCCTGCCGCCGATGGCGTGAGTGGCGCCGCCGTGGCTCAGCCGGCGAGGATCGTCGCCGGCTCGTTCACGGTGAACGAATCGGCGAAGAATGCGTCTTCCGGCAGCCCGCACAGCGCGCTGAATTCGCGGCGGGCGGCATCGACCATCGGCGGCGCACCGCAGGCGTAGACCTGCATGCCGGACAGGTCGGGGAGATCTTCCATCACGGCCTTGTGCACGAATCCGGTACGACCGGTCCACGCGCAGTCGGGCGTCGCGTCGGACAGCACAGGGACGAAGCGGAAGCCGGGCAACTCGCGCGACCACTGCTCGGGGAGCTCCGGCGCGTACATGTCCGCGCGCGTGCGGTTGCCCCAGTACAGCACCATGTCGCGCTTGACCCCGGTCTTGATGCAGTGCTCGACGATCGACTTGATCGGCGCAAAGCCGGTGCCGCTTGCCAGCAGCACCATCGGCTTGTCGGAATCACGCAGGTAGAAGCTGCCGAACGGACCCTCCAGCCGGAGGATGTCGCGTTCCTTCATCTTGTTGAAAACATGGCCCGAGAACAGGCCCTGGTAGTCACGGATGTGCAGCTGCAGGAACTCGTCGTCGTGCGGCGCATTGGCCATCGAAAAGCTGCGCCGCTTGCCCTCTTTCAGCAGGAAATCGATGTACTGCCCGGCCATGAACTGCAAGCGTTCGTTCTGCGGCAGCTTCAGGAACAGCATCATCGTGCTGCCCCGGCGTTCCATCTTCGCCACCCGGCACGGCAGGATGCGTACACGTACGCCGCCGATGCCGTCCA includes:
- a CDS encoding CDP-6-deoxy-delta-3,4-glucoseen reductase, which gives rise to MTQQTYPTITLQPSGHIFTVEPGETVLEAAMRNSLQLPYGCRNGACGSCKAKIACGTVDHGAYQAATLTDDEKAAGKVLLCCAKPLGDLTLEVRELDGIGGVRVRILPCRVAKMERRGSTMMLFLKLPQNERLQFMAGQYIDFLLKEGKRRSFSMANAPHDDEFLQLHIRDYQGLFSGHVFNKMKERDILRLEGPFGSFYLRDSDKPMVLLASGTGFAPIKSIVEHCIKTGVKRDMVLYWGNRTRADMYAPELPEQWSRELPGFRFVPVLSDATPDCAWTGRTGFVHKAVMEDLPDLSGMQVYACGAPPMVDAARREFSALCGLPEDAFFADSFTVNEPATILAG